The following coding sequences lie in one Fusarium poae strain DAOMC 252244 chromosome 1, whole genome shotgun sequence genomic window:
- a CDS encoding hypothetical protein (MEROPS:MER0033259), producing the protein MSYPVTPLLGIYISWPPSIKHRDANNSYIKDIMLLGKLLAFGSLANCLTVHQKKPIWETLPPTPDLPAPINTKTTLINGAHLWMQEYNKNSGRVPIVLDHGGLGYSAYFGSVISRLIDNGHYVIAVDRRGHGRSTFNKDDVFTYDQFAQDIDDQLKAAGIKEYNVVGWSDGAITTLSALLNPVTAAPIQKAFIFGGSANPEQTNATFSNTAIFSEFVSRCRTEYAQLQPSANFTLFGSKVVTLEATLPQFTDEQLGSIDGKKVIIVGAEHEEAVNLDVPGKLHNAIKGSKLRILTGVSHFAPLQDPDQYASAIEEFFSS; encoded by the coding sequence ATGTCCTATCCGGTCACTCCGCTACTAGGTATATATATTTCATGGCCCCCTTCTATCAAACACCGCGATGCAAACAACTCATATATCAAAGACATCATGTTACTGGGAAAGTTGCTTGCTTTTGGATCTCTGGCTAATTGCCTAACCGTGCACCAGAAGAAACCGATATGGGAAACACTTCCACCGACACCGGATCTACCAGCTCCAATCAACACCAAAACAACTTTGATTAATGGAGCTCACCTTTGGATGCAAGAATACAACAAAAACTCGGGCAGAGTCCCAATAGTTCTTGACCACGGTGGTCTTGGCTACTCCGCCTATTTCGGATCTGTCATCTCTCGTCTCATCGACAATGGGCACTATGTAATTGCCGTCGATCGCCGAGGTCATGGCCGATCGACCTTCAACAAAGACGATGTCTTCACGTATGATCAGTTCGCCCAAGACATCGATGACCAGCTCAAAGCCGCTGGTATCAAAGAGTACAACGTGGTGGGCTGGTCCGATGGCGCCATAACGACACTATCTGCCCTTCTCAATCCAGTCACAGCAGCACCTATTCAAAAGGCATTTATCTTTGGAGGTTCCGCCAACCCTGAACAGACCAACGCAACCTTCTCGAACACGGCAATCTTTTCCGAGTTTGTTTCACGATGTCGCACCGAATACGCTCAGCTGCAGCCGAGCGCCAACTTTACCTTGTTTGGCAGCAAGGTCGTCACCTTGGAGGCGACACTTCCCCAATTCACCGACGAACAACTAGGATCTATTGATGGAAAGAAGGTCATCATCGTTGGCGCGGAGCATGAGGAGGCGGTCAATCTGGACGTGCCAGGGAAGTTGCACAACGCCATCAAGGGCAGCAAGTTGCGGATTCTTACTGGTGTGAGCCACTTTGCGCCCCTGCAGGATCCTGATCAGTACGCGTCGGCTATAGAGgagttcttttcttcttaa
- a CDS encoding hypothetical protein (TransMembrane:3 (o65-84i118-137o143-162i)), with protein MRGTATALPQFCTRNILNSSSQTQYNHPPTYLTKYLSPLTMSIFHLLTHDDQDLNYHSPAMSQSIVPYLLGTLAFLIYVWYSSLRTGAGPHRRAVEQFEFSEATYEEKIIYLMNQMRWWDYYCGLWLMHLVVHLGIACQTRDWPYTISVTYMVVCVAYFYFLSMSFALAEIQLPSLWAVITDGHRMK; from the exons ATGCGTGGCACTGCTACAGCTCTGCCACAGTTCTGCACACGGAATATACTGAATT CTTCTTCACAAACTCAATACAACCATCCTCCAACGTATCTGACCAAGTATCTCTCCCCTCTAACAATGTCTATCTTCCACCTGCTCACTCACGACGATCAAGACCTGAACTACCATTCTCCGGCAATGTCGCAGAGTATCGTTCCGTACCTATTGGGTACACTGGCCTTCCTCATCTACGTCTGGTACTCTTCACTTCGTACCGGTGCTGGTCCCCACCGCCGAGCAGTAGAGCAATTCGAATTCTCCGAGGCCACGTATGAAGAGAAGATCATCTACCTTATGAACCAAATGCGCTGGTGGGATTACTACTGCGGCCTCTGGCTCATGCACCTGGTCGTCCATCTAGGCATCGCTTGTCAGACTCGCGACTGGCCATACACCATTTCTGTCACGTACATGGTTGTCTGCGTCGCGTACTTTTACTTCTTGTCCATGTCGTTTGCCCTGGCCGAGATTCAACTTCCTAGCCTCTGGGCTGTGATTACCGACGGACACCGAATGAAATAA
- a CDS encoding hypothetical protein (BUSCO:33626at5125) — protein sequence MSTEAPAQDATQQESRARKDSFSGKSQTSENSQTAAEFIRSQEALEADAREALPYSIDTCTKILGPLRQAVFACLTCNPPPAKEGDDWTPAGVCYACSIQCHGEHNLVEIFQKRNFTCDCGTKRIPSTSPCTLRLNEATNTRGGVHSEEPDVNNKYNHNFRNRFCGCGCDYDPFQQKGTMFQCLGLGTAETGGCGEDWYHPGCLVGMGPNWFETMEKPKKTAPGNKENKEEGQLTTITEDNEEQKDPAQTADQEKTKPAENAVEAEDDEDEDVPMPPGFPEEDAFEAFLCYKCVEAHPWIKRYAGTSGFLPAVFLNQAESKPKSEPVPEKDEPVPTAEAPVQIEGGQDSRKRKADEDVEGPTEVKRVKSESQSGDEKPAEETTSTDKLPCKLKNLPPAPEGQFSLFLKEDFREAFCRCSSCYPHLNPHPQLLEEEEVYEPPLSDGGSQAGGNGAGSHGSGSLLERGESALRNVDRVRAIEGVMAYNHLKEQLKPFFQQFAESGQAIGAEDIKAYFAKLRGDEKGIEEAAAGAKDSEGGGSGDGDHRKEQSGF from the exons ATGTCTACAGAGGCTCCCGCGCAAGATGCGACTCAACAAGAATCTCGAGCGCGCAAAGACAGCTTCTCCGGCAAGTCGCAAACTTCAGAGAATTCACAGACTGCGGCTGA GTTCATTCGATCGCAAGAAGCTCTTGAAGCTGATGCCCGCGAGGCTCTCCCTTAT AGTATTGACACATGCACCAAAATCCTCGGCCCTCTGCGACAAGCTGTCTTCGCATGCTTGACTTGCAATCCGCCTCCGGCCAAAGAGGGCGACGACTGGACACCCGCCGGTGTATGCTACGCTTGCTCTATTCAATGCCACGGCGAACACAACCTCGTCGAAATCTTCCAAAAGCGCAACTTTACATGCGACTGTGGTACCAAGCGTATTCCTTCGACAAGCCCATGCACCCTCCGCCTGAACGAGGCAACCAACACTCGAGGTGGGGTGCACTCCGAAGAGCCCGACGTGAACAATAAATACAATCACAACTTCCGCAACAGATTCTGCGGATGTGGATGTGATTATGACCCATTCCAACAAAAGGGCACAATGTTCCAGTGTCTTGGCCTGGGAACGGCCGAAACGGGCGGATGCGGCGAGGACTGGTATCACCCCGGATGTTTGGTTGGCATGGGACCCAACTGGTTCGAAACGATGGAAAAGCCGAAAAAGACAGCACCGGGAAACAAGGAAAACAAGGAAGAAGGACAGTTGACAACAATCACTGAGGACAACGAAGAGCAAAAAGACCCTGCTCAAACCGCTGACCAAGAGAAGACCAAGCCGGCTGAAAATGCAGTGGAAGCagaagatgacgaggatgaagatgttcCTATGCCCCCTGGATTCCCCGAAGAAGATGCGTTCGAAGCCTTTCTGTGCTACAAGTGTGTCGAAGCGCACCCTTGGATCAAGCGCTATGCTGGTACTTCAGGCTTCCTTCCAGCAGTATTCCTTAACCAAGCGGAATCCAAGCCAAAATCAGAGCCAGTACCTGAGAAGGATGAACCTGTTCCTACAGCCGAAGCCCCAGTCCAAATTGAGGGTGGCCAGGACTCACGCAAGCGTAAGGCCGATGAAGACGTCGAGGGCCCTACAGAAGTCAAGCGCGTCAAAAGTGAATCTCAATCCGGGGATGAAAAGCCTGCCGAGGAGACAACATCCACAGACAAGCTCCCCTGCAAGCTAAAGAACCTCCCTCCTGCCCCCGAAGGACAGTTCTCTCTATTCCTCAAAGAAGACTTCCGTGAAGCCTTCTGCCGCTGTTCGTCCTGCTACCCCCATCTCAACCCCCACCCACAGCTtctcgaggaagaagaggtctACGAACCTCCTCTGTCTGATGGGGGTTCTCAAGCCGGTGGCAACGGTGCTGGCTCCCACGGAAGCGGTAGTCTTTTAGAACGTGGTGAAAGCGCTCTTCGCAACGTCGACCGTGTACGAGCCATCGAAGGCGTGATGGCTTACAACCACCTCAAGGAGCAGCTTAAGCCATTCTTCCAGCAATTCGCCGAGAGTGGACAGGCAATTGGGGCTGAAGACATCAAGGCTTATTTTGCAAAACTCAGAGGTGACGAGAAAGGCATTGAGGAAGCTGCTGCAGGCGCCAAAGATAGTGAGGGTGGTGGTAGCGGCGATGGGGATCACAGAAAGGAGCAGAGCGGATTTTAA
- the MCM2 gene encoding MCM DNA helicase complex subunit (BUSCO:7047at5125), which produces MSSPLHPSSARPNRKRSRTGGDDGPSPANMASSPMPSSPPEFNMAHGVEDDDDIEEEVLIEDDIDDLDEMADDEVDLFREGYENDYRDAENDHYGSEGIDDTRYEPMLIGEREQVDRVLNRRDREIQERRGMPQVWGALDEDGDDIDLSAQPRRRRHNYDENPDDMMDTDIMSEELSLEALGDVKAASLTEWVSLPSVQRTIRREFKAFLTSYTDTSGSSVYGNRIRTLGEINAETLEVSYEHLSESKAILAYFLANAPAEMLKLFDEVAMDVVLLHYPDYERIHSEIHVRIFDLPVHYTLRQLRQSHLNCLVRVSGVVTRRSGVFPQLKYVKFDCTKCGVTLGPFQQESNVEVKITYCQSCQSRGPFTLNSEKTVYRNYQKLSLQESPGTVPAGRLPRSREVILLWDLIDKAKPGEEIEVTGIYRNNYDAQLNNRNGFPVFATILEANNVVKSHDQLAGFRMTEDDEQQIRKLARDPNIVDRIINSIAPSIYGHTDIKTAVALSLFGGVAKVTKGAHHLRGDINVLLLGDPGTAKSQVLKYAEKTAHRAVFATGQGASAVGLTASVRRDPLTSEWTLEGGALVLADRGTCLIDEFDKMNDQDRTSIHEAMEQQTISISKAGIVTTLQARCGVIAAANPIGGRYNSTAPFSANVELTEPILSRFDILCVVRDTVEPEEDERLARFIVGSHSRSHPVSQTEQDSMEVEHDTQAETQASTRNSEGEISQELLRKYILYAREHCSPKLYHIDEDKIARLFADMRRESIATGAIPITVRHLEAIIRISEAFCRMRLSEYCAAQDIDRAIAVTVDSFVGSQKISCKKALARAFAKYTLARPGAQKRTGANSQGRR; this is translated from the exons ATGAG CTCCCCCCTACACCCATCTTCGGCTCGTCCGAATCGCAAGCGGTCACGCACAGGAGGAGATGATGGACCTTCACCAGCAAACATGGCGTCCAGTCCCATGCCTTCGTCTCCCCCCGAGTTCAACATGGCACATGGTGtcgaagatgacgacgacatTGAGGAAGAAGTACTCATCGAGGATGATATCGATGATTTAGACGAGATGgccgacgacgaagttgATCTGTTCCGCGAGGGTTACGAAAACGATTATCGAGATGCAGAAAACGACCACTATGGTAGCGAAGGCATCGATGACACGCGATATGAGCCTATGCTTATTGGCGAACGAGAGCAAGTCGACAGGGTCTTGAATCGACGAGATCGCGAGATCCAGGAAAGAAGGGGAATGCCCCAAGTTTGGGGAGCACTAGACGAAGATGGTGATGATATCGACTTGTCTGCTCAAcctcgccgccgccgccacaACTATGACGAGAATCCTGATGACATGATGGACACGGACATCATGTCAGAGGAACTATCACTTGAGGCGCTCGGCGATGTCAAGGCTGCCAGCTTGACCGAATGGGTTTCGTTACCTTCAGTTCAACGTACCATCAGACGCGAGTTCAAGGCTTTCCTCACATCTTATACCGACACATCTGGCTCATCAGTGTACGGCAACCGAATCCGTACGCTTGGTGAGATTAACGCCGAGACTCTCGAGGTATCGTATGAGCATCTCTCCGAAAGTAAGGCTATTCTGGCCTACTTCTTGGCCAATGCGCCTGCTGAGATGCTCAAGCTCTTCGATGAGGTTGCTATGGACGTTGTTCTTTTGCACTACCCTGATTACGAACGCATTCACTCCGAGATTCACGTTCGCATATTCGACCTCCCTGTACACTACACCCTCCGCCAGCTCCGTCAGTCACATCTCAACTGCCTTGTCCGAGTCAGCGGTGTCGTCACCCGACGATCAGGTGTCTTCCCTCAGCTCAAGTATGTCAAGTTTGACTGCACCAAGTGTGGTGTGACGCTTGGTCCTTTTCAACAAGAGTCCAATGTCGAAGTCAAGATCACTTACTGCCAGAGTTGCCAGTCAAGAGGCCCCTTCACCCTTAACTCGGAAAAGACAGTTTACCGAAACTACCAAAAGCTTTCTCTCCAAGAGTCGCCCGGTACCGTTCCTGCTGGTCGATTGCCGCGATCCCGCGAGGTTATCCTTCTCTGGGATCTTATCGACAAGGCAAAGCCCGGTGAGGAGATTGAAGTGACCGGGATCTACCGCAACAACTACGACGCTCAGCTTAACAATCGTAACGGATTCCCTGTATTTGCTACCATTCTCGAAGCCAACAACGTCGTCAAGTCTCACGACCAGCTTGCTGGTTTCCGCATgacagaagatgatgagcaGCAGATTCGAAAATTGGCACGCGACCCTAACATTGTCGACAGGATCATCAACTCGATAGCACCTAGCATTTATGGGCATACTGATATCAAGACTGCCGTGGCTTTGTCGCTCTTTGGCGGCGTTGCAAAGGTTACTAAGGGTGCCCACCACCTCCGAGGTGACATCAATGTTCTTCTTCTGGGTGATCCTGGTACAGCGAAGTCTCAGGTCCTGAAGTACGCCGAGAAGACAGCCCATCGAGCCGTTTTCGCTACTGGTCAGGGTGCTAGTGCTGTTGGTTTGACTGCTAGTGTTCGTCGAGACCCTCTCACTAGCGAATGGACACTGGAAGGCGGTGCTCTTGTGCTGGCTGATCGCGGAACTTGCCTTATTGACGAGTTCGACAAGATGAACGATCAAGATCGAACATCCATTCACGAAGCCATGGAACAACAGACTATTTCCATTTCCAAGGCTGGTATTGTTACTACCCTGCAGGCTCGCTGTGGTGTCATTGCAGCAGCCAACCCCATCGGTGGACGATATAACTCTACGGCCCCCTTCTCTGCCAACGTCGAGCTGACAGAGCCTATCTTGTCGCGTTTCGATATTCTTTGTGTTGTTCGCGACACAGTAGAGCCTGAGGAAGATGAGCGTCTGGCTCGTTTCATCGTGGGATCCCACAGCCGAAGCCATCCTGTCAGCCAAACAGAACAGGACTCCATGGAGGTTGAACACGATACTCAAGCTGAGACCCAAGCGTCGACGCGCAATTCCGAGGGCGAAATTTCACAAGAGCTGTTAAGAAAGTATATCCTTTACGCTCGTGAACACTGTTCCCCTAAGCTCTACCATATCGATGAGGACAAGATCGCACGACTGTTTGCTGACATGCGACGAGAGTCCATCGCTACAGGTGCCATTCCTATTACA GTGCGACATCTTGAAGCTATCATTCGCATCAGCGAGGCTTTCTGCCGCATGCGTCTATCAGAGTACTGCGCAGCACAGGACATTGATCGCGCCATCGCCGTCACGGTGGACAGCTTTGTGGGCAGCCAGAAGATTAGTTGCAAGAAGGCCCTCGCAAGGGCGTTCGCCAAGTACACGCTGGCAAGACCGGGTGCTCAGAAGAGAACTGGCGCCAACAGCCAGGGCAGACGGTAA
- the ISU1 gene encoding iron-binding protein (BUSCO:52721at5125), giving the protein MFARGIRAVSRRAALAAPLARPTVLPASRQIAPAVAVNASRSYHEKVLDHYSRPRNVGSMNKKDADVGTGLVGAPACGDVMKLQIRVDPETQKISEVKFKTFGCGSAIASSSYLTELVRGMSLDDAGKVKNTEIAKELCLPPVKLHCSMLAEDAIKSAISDYYTKNPNAKVSNLSGTGMKLPEADAPAAATA; this is encoded by the exons ATGTTTGCTCGAGGAATCCGTGCCGTCTCCCGAAGAGCCGCTCTTGCTGCTCCTCTCGCTCGCCCTACCGTTCTCCCTGCTTCCCGACAGATCGCCCCCGCCGTTGCCGTCAACGCCTCGCGCTCTTACCACGAAAAGGTCCTCGACCACTACTCGCGACCCCGAAATGTTGGCTCCATGAACAAGAAGGATGCTGATGTCGGTACCGGTCTTGTCGGTGCTCCCGCCTGTGGCGATGTCATGAAGCTTCAGATCCGTGTCGACCCTGAAACCCAAAAGATCTCTGAGGTCAAGTTCAAGACATTCGGATGCGGTTCCGCCATCGCCTCTAGCAGTTATCTCACTGAGCTCGTCCGTGGCATGAGCCTGGATGACGCcggcaaggtcaagaacaCTGAGATTGCCAAGGAGCTTTGCTTGCCTCCCGTCAAGC TACACTGCTCCATGTTGGCTGAGGATGCCATCAAGTCTGCCATCTCCGATTACTACACCAAGAACCCCAACGCCAAGGTCAGCAACCTCAGCGGTACCGGCATGAAGCTCCCTGAGGCCGATGCCCCCGCTGCCGCCACTGCCTAA